A genomic segment from Desulfonatronum lacustre DSM 10312 encodes:
- the gmk gene encoding guanylate kinase, whose translation MAGEPGRSRQGILMVISAPSGTGKSTLINRLRAEFPRLAFSVSYTTRAPRAGEQNGREYHFVDMETFIRLRDADELAEWAEVHGNFYGTSRPAVQAMLEQGLDVLFDIDVQGSRQLRQAFAQGAFIFLFPPSMRVLEQRLRGRGTETEESLAKRLANARRELEQADFFDYWIVNNDLESAYRDLRSVYQAEGLRKSCNAGLVEQVLAN comes from the coding sequence ATGGCCGGAGAACCAGGACGGTCCCGTCAGGGCATCCTTATGGTGATCAGCGCCCCCTCGGGTACGGGCAAAAGCACGCTGATCAACCGGTTACGCGCCGAATTCCCCCGCCTGGCCTTTTCGGTGTCCTACACGACCCGAGCTCCCAGAGCCGGTGAACAAAACGGACGGGAGTATCATTTCGTCGACATGGAGACGTTTATCCGCCTCCGCGATGCGGACGAACTGGCCGAATGGGCGGAAGTCCACGGCAATTTCTACGGAACCTCCAGACCGGCGGTCCAGGCGATGTTGGAACAGGGTCTGGACGTACTGTTCGACATCGACGTCCAGGGATCCCGGCAACTGCGCCAAGCCTTTGCCCAGGGCGCGTTCATTTTTCTCTTTCCTCCCTCAATGCGGGTTTTGGAACAACGACTGCGCGGCAGAGGCACCGAAACCGAGGAATCCCTGGCCAAACGCCTGGCCAACGCCCGCCGGGAACTGGAACAGGCGGATTTTTTCGATTACTGGATCGTGAACAACGACCTGGAGTCGGCCTATCGGGATCTACGCAGCGTGTACCAGGCCGAAGGCCTGCGCAAGTCGTGCAACGCCGGACTCGTGGAGCAGGTCCTGGCCAACTGA
- a CDS encoding glycosyltransferase, with translation MHVHHHTTLQSQGGTARVALNLMDWLSRQGVTSSHSFEIQDGADSGERLQPSAVAEHVRHSTNLPSSQIVVHLHGSGDWPTCLEGFAANPHGLVITLHDCRLLTGGCAYPLECGFWKTGCREACPQNLPAPAHHHQAVFRLLATLRPLLISPSAWLSRMVRESHPQAQIQTIPNAVPEKPGPLAIKSAAVKTAMKRELGIDVAGKVVLFVAHGGKQARYKGGHLWDRIWKHIKKGEPRAVALAVGGDALRRSGDFLELPYLDQEHLSRCMNAADVLVYPSLADNHPLIILEAMSRGLPCAAFASGGIPEQIIHEHSGLLAPLGDVNRLAASALNILRNPRLGNQLAKTAQDRFIRLFQMEHMGHRHLRLYADLPRF, from the coding sequence GTGCACGTTCATCACCACACGACCTTGCAATCCCAGGGCGGCACGGCCCGTGTCGCCCTCAACCTCATGGACTGGCTTTCCAGGCAAGGGGTCACCAGCTCCCATTCCTTCGAGATCCAGGACGGCGCCGACTCCGGAGAGCGTCTTCAACCATCCGCGGTTGCCGAGCATGTCCGCCATTCAACCAACCTTCCAAGCAGCCAAATCGTCGTCCACCTTCACGGCTCAGGCGACTGGCCCACGTGCCTGGAAGGATTCGCGGCCAACCCTCACGGGCTGGTAATCACCCTCCACGACTGTCGCCTGCTCACCGGAGGCTGCGCCTATCCCCTGGAGTGCGGGTTCTGGAAAACCGGTTGCCGGGAGGCCTGCCCCCAAAACCTGCCCGCTCCCGCCCACCACCATCAGGCCGTTTTCCGGCTGCTGGCAACGCTCCGTCCGCTCCTGATCTCCCCCTCCGCCTGGCTGAGCCGCATGGTCCGGGAAAGCCATCCCCAGGCCCAAATCCAAACCATCCCAAACGCCGTCCCGGAAAAGCCCGGCCCATTGGCAATCAAATCAGCCGCCGTCAAAACGGCCATGAAGCGGGAACTGGGCATCGACGTCGCGGGGAAAGTCGTCCTCTTCGTGGCCCATGGCGGCAAGCAGGCCAGGTACAAAGGTGGACACCTGTGGGACCGGATCTGGAAACACATTAAGAAGGGCGAGCCCCGGGCCGTGGCTCTGGCCGTGGGCGGAGACGCTCTGCGCCGTTCGGGTGACTTTCTCGAGCTGCCCTATCTGGACCAGGAACACCTCTCCCGCTGCATGAACGCGGCGGACGTACTGGTCTATCCCAGCCTGGCGGACAACCACCCCCTGATCATTCTCGAAGCCATGTCCCGCGGCCTGCCCTGCGCGGCCTTTGCCAGCGGCGGCATTCCCGAACAGATCATCCATGAGCACAGCGGATTGCTGGCGCCTTTGGGCGACGTGAACCGCCTGGCCGCCTCGGCCCTGAACATTCTCAGAAATCCACGCCTCGGCAACCAGCTTGCCAAAACCGCCCAGGACCGCTTTATCCGACTGTTCCAAATGGAACACATGGGCCATCGTCACCTTCGGCTCTACGCCGACCTGCCGCGATTCTGA
- a CDS encoding tetratricopeptide repeat protein: MAEPSVKTPSNEHSRQTKERIKGVFSSQVLTKIGTGTTMRKSIQKSYFFVQELDDGTIEVQPLNVNYVPSGPKQILSKDEFLEKFSPEPEFYTITVMPKMRELEKTIARGDRHRKRGETFSAEMEYGSAVRVDEENVRANFGLGLTYLERGATDKAQDIFERLVKLEAAYESEHKHLFNEFGINLRKNKMIDQALDYYARALELSKNDENLYYNIARVCLEKKDIPKTVEMLTKALEINPEMPEAHKFMDFLKSKGLAKT; this comes from the coding sequence ATGGCCGAACCTTCCGTGAAAACTCCGTCCAATGAACACAGCCGACAAACCAAGGAGCGAATCAAAGGCGTTTTTTCTTCCCAGGTGCTGACCAAGATCGGTACCGGCACGACGATGCGCAAGAGCATCCAGAAAAGTTATTTTTTCGTCCAGGAACTGGACGACGGGACCATTGAAGTCCAGCCGCTGAACGTAAACTACGTGCCCTCCGGCCCGAAACAGATTTTGTCCAAGGATGAATTTCTGGAAAAATTTTCACCGGAGCCGGAATTCTACACCATTACGGTCATGCCCAAAATGCGGGAGTTGGAGAAGACCATTGCCCGAGGCGACCGGCACCGCAAGCGCGGCGAGACGTTCAGCGCGGAAATGGAATACGGCAGTGCCGTCAGGGTCGACGAAGAAAACGTCCGCGCCAATTTCGGATTGGGATTGACCTACCTGGAGCGTGGGGCCACGGACAAGGCCCAGGATATTTTCGAACGTCTGGTCAAACTGGAAGCGGCGTATGAGTCGGAGCACAAACATCTGTTCAATGAATTCGGCATCAACCTGCGCAAAAACAAGATGATCGACCAAGCCCTGGATTACTATGCCCGAGCCCTGGAGCTTTCGAAGAACGACGAGAACCTTTACTACAATATCGCCCGGGTCTGCCTCGAAAAAAAAGACATCCCAAAAACCGTCGAAATGCTGACCAAAGCCCTGGAGATCAACCCGGAAATGCCGGAAGCCCATAAATTTATGGACTTCCTTAAAAGCAAAGGCTTGGCCAAGACGTAA
- a CDS encoding DUF370 domain-containing protein, with product MSKTSLLNIGYGNFVVSSRIITIVNPTSSPMRRLREEAKADKRLIDATQGRKTRSIVITDSNHVILSAIQAETIGQRYTVRDDGPDEDK from the coding sequence ATGTCCAAAACAAGCCTGCTGAACATCGGGTACGGCAATTTCGTCGTCAGTTCCAGAATCATCACCATCGTCAACCCGACATCCTCTCCCATGCGCCGACTGCGCGAAGAGGCCAAGGCGGACAAACGACTGATCGACGCCACACAGGGCCGAAAGACGCGCTCCATCGTCATTACGGATTCCAATCACGTCATTCTCTCCGCCATTCAGGCCGAAACAATCGGACAGCGTTACACGGTCCGCGACGACGGCCCGGACGAAGACAAGTAG
- a CDS encoding YicC/YloC family endoribonuclease, whose amino-acid sequence MITPGQARSMTGFGTCQVQDDHGRQSWEIRTVNSRYLEVKWRIPGYCRRLESAWEKIVRDHLARGRVEISLDLRLSRPDAACPTLDTAQARGMVDQMRALAEQTDIPFHPDLNQLFHHSGLWRDPSGDLPESLVDSLVAGLRTALRDVQETRSREGRALSVDILERLEHLSRISTTIRDQVSQLAPKRMEVLRERVDALLQGCNQHRESAPLVLDEPRLLQEFALLADRLDVSEELTRLSAHLNEAVRILTKLPDPGRRLDFLFQECLREISTCGNKTQDADISRDVVAFKAELEKCREQVQNLE is encoded by the coding sequence ATGATCACTCCAGGACAGGCCCGAAGCATGACCGGCTTTGGAACGTGCCAAGTCCAAGACGACCATGGACGGCAAAGCTGGGAGATTCGCACGGTCAATTCCCGGTATCTGGAAGTGAAATGGCGGATTCCCGGATACTGTCGCCGTCTGGAAAGCGCTTGGGAGAAAATCGTCCGCGACCACCTGGCCAGGGGCCGGGTGGAGATCAGCCTGGACCTTCGGCTCAGCCGTCCGGACGCCGCTTGCCCTACCCTGGACACGGCCCAGGCCAGGGGCATGGTGGACCAGATGCGCGCCCTGGCGGAACAGACCGATATTCCCTTTCACCCTGACCTGAATCAACTGTTTCATCACAGCGGCTTGTGGCGGGACCCTTCAGGAGATCTGCCCGAGTCATTGGTCGATTCCCTGGTCGCCGGTCTGCGGACCGCGCTGAGGGATGTCCAGGAAACCCGCTCCAGGGAAGGGCGAGCCCTCAGCGTGGATATCCTTGAACGGTTGGAGCACTTGTCGCGGATCTCGACCACTATCCGCGACCAGGTTTCCCAACTCGCCCCAAAACGCATGGAAGTGTTGCGCGAACGGGTCGATGCGTTGCTCCAAGGGTGCAATCAGCACCGGGAGTCGGCACCGCTGGTGTTGGACGAACCCAGGCTGCTGCAGGAATTCGCCCTGCTCGCGGATCGGCTGGACGTCAGCGAGGAACTCACTCGCTTGTCCGCGCATCTGAACGAAGCGGTCAGGATTCTGACCAAGCTCCCTGATCCCGGACGACGCCTGGATTTTCTGTTTCAGGAATGTCTGCGGGAGATCTCCACCTGCGGCAACAAGACCCAGGACGCGGACATCAGCCGCGACGTCGTGGCGTTCAAGGCGGAACTGGAAAAGTGTCGGGAACAGGTCCAAAACCTGGAATAA
- a CDS encoding M48 family metallopeptidase, whose translation MQTLILIVVSAALLAKVIWEGWLILLNMREVRRRRHAPPKALREVMDEATYRKSVEYTLAKSRFGLFGEVYGAVVLVAVLFSGLLPWAYDLFGGGSSASVWREGLYLVAVMILLSLPGLPLDHHAQFRLEERFGFNNSTMRLWITDKIKGLILGVIIALPLLAGILFLIDWIGPWWWIWAFVVFFVFQLVMMVLYPMLILPWFNTLTPLPEGELRQRLMALADRTGFKAKTIQVMDGSKRSGHSNAFFTGFGRFRRIVLFDTLIEQLSEEELEAVLAHEIGHYKLGHIPKMLALSAGFGLVSFALLAWLLQSPAFIEAFGFHHAQSGAGPAFLLFALVAGLFTFWLSPLMNRLSRNHEYQADRFAREKGPGADPMIGALRKLSEKNLSNLTPHPLYSAFHYSHPTLLEREAALSGQNRGRSA comes from the coding sequence ATGCAAACATTGATTCTCATCGTGGTTTCGGCCGCCTTGCTCGCCAAGGTGATTTGGGAAGGCTGGTTGATTCTTTTGAACATGCGCGAAGTACGCCGCCGGAGGCATGCGCCGCCAAAGGCCTTGCGCGAGGTGATGGATGAGGCGACGTATCGCAAGTCCGTGGAATACACCCTGGCCAAAAGCCGGTTTGGGCTGTTCGGCGAGGTGTATGGAGCGGTGGTCCTTGTGGCGGTGCTTTTTTCCGGGCTGCTGCCGTGGGCGTACGACCTGTTCGGCGGTGGGTCGTCGGCTTCGGTCTGGCGGGAGGGGTTGTATCTGGTTGCCGTGATGATCCTGCTCTCCCTGCCCGGCCTGCCCCTGGATCACCATGCCCAGTTTCGGCTGGAGGAGCGATTCGGATTCAACAACAGCACGATGCGGTTGTGGATCACGGACAAGATCAAGGGGCTGATCCTGGGCGTGATCATCGCCCTGCCCCTGCTGGCCGGGATATTATTCCTGATCGACTGGATCGGACCTTGGTGGTGGATCTGGGCCTTTGTGGTCTTTTTCGTCTTTCAGTTGGTGATGATGGTGCTCTACCCCATGCTGATCCTGCCCTGGTTCAACACGCTGACCCCGCTTCCGGAGGGCGAACTGCGACAGCGGCTGATGGCCCTGGCGGACCGGACCGGGTTCAAGGCCAAGACCATCCAGGTCATGGACGGCAGCAAGCGGTCCGGCCATTCCAACGCCTTTTTCACCGGGTTCGGGCGGTTCCGGCGGATCGTACTCTTCGACACCTTGATCGAGCAGTTGTCGGAGGAGGAGTTGGAAGCCGTGCTGGCCCATGAAATCGGCCACTACAAACTCGGCCATATTCCGAAAATGCTGGCCCTGTCCGCCGGATTCGGGCTGGTCTCCTTCGCGCTGTTGGCCTGGCTGCTGCAAAGCCCGGCGTTCATCGAAGCGTTCGGGTTTCACCACGCGCAAAGCGGCGCGGGACCGGCTTTTCTGCTCTTCGCCCTGGTGGCCGGGCTGTTCACGTTTTGGCTTTCTCCGCTGATGAACCGGCTTTCCCGCAACCATGAATATCAGGCGGACCGTTTCGCCCGGGAAAAAGGACCGGGCGCCGACCCGATGATCGGGGCCCTGCGCAAACTCAGTGAGAAGAACCTCTCCAACCTGACCCCCCACCCCCTGTACAGCGCATTCCACTATTCCCACCCCACGCTGTTGGAACGCGAGGCGGCCCTGTCCGGTCAGAATCGCGGCAGGTCGGCGTAG
- the tatC gene encoding twin-arginine translocase subunit TatC produces MTLMDHLGELRSRLTRSAVAAVLGFLICYAFSKQLFGIMMLPLMEVMPPESTLIFTGLPEAFFTYVKTAFVAGLFLVSPYIFYQIWQFIAPGLYEHERKYMIPIAAISALFFISGALFGYYIVFPFGFEFFMGYADEMIRPMPSLREYFSFSLKLLLAFGVIFELPLFIFFLARLGLVTPASLRKKRKYAILLSFVVAAILTPPDGITQILMSGPLIILYEISIYVAHFFGKKKKPKPTDDEEEDAKQ; encoded by the coding sequence TCCCGCCTGACCCGATCCGCGGTGGCCGCTGTCCTGGGCTTTCTGATCTGCTACGCCTTTTCCAAACAGCTCTTCGGGATCATGATGCTGCCGCTGATGGAGGTCATGCCGCCGGAGAGCACCCTGATCTTCACCGGCCTACCCGAAGCCTTCTTCACCTACGTCAAAACGGCCTTTGTGGCCGGTTTGTTTCTGGTCAGTCCGTATATCTTCTACCAGATATGGCAATTCATCGCCCCGGGACTGTACGAGCACGAACGCAAGTACATGATCCCCATCGCCGCGATTTCCGCCTTGTTTTTCATCAGCGGCGCGTTGTTCGGCTACTACATCGTCTTTCCCTTTGGCTTCGAATTCTTCATGGGCTATGCGGACGAAATGATCCGGCCCATGCCCAGCCTCAGGGAGTATTTCAGCTTTTCACTGAAACTGCTCCTGGCCTTTGGGGTGATTTTCGAACTGCCTCTGTTCATCTTCTTTCTGGCCCGGCTGGGCCTGGTCACTCCCGCTTCGCTGCGCAAAAAACGCAAGTACGCCATTCTGCTCTCTTTCGTGGTCGCGGCCATCCTCACTCCGCCGGACGGGATCACTCAGATTCTGATGTCCGGTCCCTTGATCATTCTCTACGAAATCAGCATCTACGTGGCCCACTTCTTCGGCAAGAAAAAGAAGCCCAAGCCCACGGACGACGAAGAAGAGGACGCGAAGCAATGA
- the pyrF gene encoding orotidine-5'-phosphate decarboxylase: MPELIVALDTPDLNSALHLVDRLRRHTRWFKVGLELFSAVGPRVVETLRSRDCDVFLDLKYLDIPNTVQAAARVAAGLGVNMLTIHLSGGQRMVQAALEGVRRGTPSSASVPLVVGVTMLTSLNQEDLSWMAKPGDKAAPDPGGLALVLAEHARRWGVDGVVCSAQEAAGIKSITDAACICVTPGIRMPSDQQTKIAQDDQSRALTPAEAVAAGSDYLVVGRPITRADDPARAAESIMQSMAATIERRHPWPNLP; the protein is encoded by the coding sequence ATGCCTGAACTGATCGTCGCCCTGGATACGCCGGATCTGAATTCAGCTCTGCATCTCGTCGACCGGCTGCGGCGGCACACGCGCTGGTTCAAGGTCGGTCTGGAACTGTTCTCCGCGGTCGGCCCTCGGGTCGTGGAGACCCTGCGTTCCAGGGACTGCGATGTTTTTCTGGACCTGAAATATCTGGACATCCCGAACACGGTCCAGGCCGCCGCCCGGGTCGCGGCAGGCCTGGGCGTGAACATGCTCACCATCCATTTGTCCGGCGGGCAACGGATGGTTCAGGCCGCCCTGGAGGGCGTCCGCCGAGGAACTCCCTCTTCCGCGTCTGTTCCCTTGGTGGTTGGGGTGACGATGCTCACCAGCCTGAATCAGGAAGATCTTTCCTGGATGGCGAAACCCGGTGACAAAGCCGCTCCCGATCCGGGCGGCCTGGCTCTTGTCTTGGCCGAGCACGCCCGCCGATGGGGCGTGGACGGCGTGGTCTGTTCCGCCCAGGAAGCGGCCGGGATCAAATCCATCACCGACGCGGCCTGTATCTGCGTCACACCGGGAATCCGCATGCCGTCCGACCAACAAACCAAAATCGCGCAGGACGATCAATCCCGGGCCCTCACTCCGGCCGAAGCCGTAGCCGCCGGCAGCGACTATCTGGTGGTGGGCCGCCCCATCACCAGAGCGGACGACCCGGCCCGAGCCGCGGAATCCATTATGCAATCCATGGCAGCGACGATTGAAAGGAGGCATCCATGGCCGAACCTTCCGTGA
- the recJ gene encoding single-stranded-DNA-specific exonuclease RecJ: MPERRHVRNLAADLDISPLLVNLLWSRGVRTTEEMDLFLSPGLRHLAQPEQWCGLTAAGETLAKAIAQGRKPAIWGDYDVDGITSTALLLLFFQARGVEADHHIPHRQTEGYGLNITGIEDLARRGIGLLITVDCGISHLREVARAKELGMTVVVSDHHLPGPDLPAADAIMNPKIGDCPCPNLAGVGVAFLLAAVLNRMLPGEPLDMRQFLDLVALGTVADIVELTGQNRILAKNGLTMLKEGKRPGILALKEVCGYKPGAVLDEDRVGFGLAPRINAAGRLGHAETALRLLLAREMTEARELAKELDGYNTHRRDIGKEIQEEALRLALEQKDRFGLVLHAPHWHEGVIGIIASKVAETHYRPAIILTDHESGHLKGSGRSIPEFSLYEGLVACQHLLDGFGGHSQAAGLRLRRDNLAAFQEAFNAAAARALDNTPPKPTLILDAPLNFGEIDYDLLKELELLAPYGADNPKPLFLSPSVTVRNRKPVGADHVFLDLRDDEAGVTMRAKAWNQAENLPRSVAGKSMFLAYTPKFNEFNGVTSIELALRDWALQG; this comes from the coding sequence TTGCCCGAACGACGTCACGTCAGGAACCTGGCCGCCGACCTGGATATTTCCCCGCTTCTGGTCAATCTGCTCTGGAGCCGCGGAGTACGCACGACCGAGGAAATGGATTTGTTCCTGTCTCCCGGACTGCGACATCTGGCCCAACCGGAGCAATGGTGCGGCCTGACCGCTGCCGGAGAAACCCTTGCCAAAGCCATCGCCCAAGGCAGGAAACCGGCCATTTGGGGCGACTACGACGTGGACGGGATTACCAGCACCGCGCTCCTGCTGCTTTTTTTCCAGGCCAGAGGCGTCGAGGCGGACCACCATATTCCCCATCGACAGACCGAGGGCTACGGACTGAACATTACCGGTATCGAGGACCTGGCCCGGCGCGGGATCGGCTTGTTGATCACCGTGGACTGCGGCATCAGCCATCTCCGGGAAGTGGCCCGGGCCAAGGAATTGGGCATGACCGTGGTGGTTTCCGACCACCATCTGCCCGGCCCCGACCTTCCGGCCGCGGACGCGATCATGAACCCCAAGATCGGCGACTGCCCGTGCCCCAATCTGGCCGGGGTGGGCGTGGCCTTTCTTCTGGCCGCGGTGCTCAACCGGATGCTTCCCGGCGAACCTCTGGACATGCGTCAATTTCTGGATCTGGTAGCCTTGGGCACTGTGGCGGACATCGTGGAACTGACCGGACAAAACCGGATTCTGGCCAAGAACGGTCTGACCATGCTCAAGGAGGGCAAACGTCCGGGCATCCTGGCCCTGAAGGAAGTCTGCGGATATAAACCAGGCGCGGTGCTGGACGAGGACCGGGTGGGGTTTGGTCTGGCCCCCCGGATCAATGCCGCTGGCCGGCTGGGTCATGCCGAAACCGCCCTGCGCCTGCTGCTGGCCCGAGAGATGACCGAGGCCAGGGAACTGGCCAAGGAATTGGACGGCTACAACACCCACCGCCGGGACATCGGCAAGGAAATCCAGGAGGAAGCCCTGCGCCTGGCCCTGGAGCAAAAAGACCGCTTCGGACTGGTGCTGCACGCCCCGCACTGGCACGAGGGCGTCATCGGGATCATCGCCTCCAAGGTGGCGGAAACCCATTACCGCCCGGCCATCATCCTCACGGACCACGAATCCGGCCACCTCAAGGGGTCCGGGCGGAGCATCCCGGAGTTTTCGCTCTACGAGGGGCTCGTGGCCTGCCAACACCTGCTGGACGGTTTCGGCGGTCACAGCCAGGCCGCCGGGCTACGGCTACGCCGGGACAACCTCGCGGCCTTTCAGGAAGCCTTCAATGCCGCGGCGGCCCGGGCCCTGGACAATACCCCGCCCAAGCCCACCCTGATCCTGGACGCGCCATTGAACTTCGGGGAAATCGACTACGATCTGCTCAAGGAGCTGGAACTCCTGGCCCCTTACGGCGCGGACAACCCAAAGCCGCTGTTTCTCTCCCCTTCGGTGACCGTGCGCAACCGCAAACCAGTGGGCGCGGACCATGTATTCCTGGATCTGCGCGACGACGAGGCCGGGGTGACCATGCGGGCCAAGGCCTGGAATCAGGCCGAAAACCTGCCCCGAAGCGTTGCCGGGAAGTCCATGTTCCTGGCCTACACTCCGAAATTCAACGAATTCAACGGCGTGACCAGCATCGAACTGGCCTTGCGGGACTGGGCGCTTCAGGGATGA
- a CDS encoding HDOD domain-containing protein, with the protein MAFHTRGQDFLNQIPEIQQDLPVSPQLFQTLFLLTSEQSSSSLVDIAKVVEKDQGLTVRILTMANSAYYGLQSQVGSVHRAVMILGLQEVRKLVLLLNIRSLEQRLDATLFDVSTHWRHQVDVAHAAKIMAGHAPGADPEELFTIGLLHDLGKMITALYRPDDWKAILELRSTKNVPLFMAEDAYWGLDHALIGAMTLKSWFLPASLTEPINWHHAPELAKDFGMQARMIRLADVLVLHQLDHHGRDWPETNLPAKDIRDLQLPEDLEHNLIPEMRASGRTDLFLRGLGIAA; encoded by the coding sequence GTGGCCTTTCACACCAGAGGGCAGGATTTTTTAAACCAAATACCAGAAATCCAACAGGATCTTCCGGTTTCCCCGCAACTGTTCCAGACGCTGTTTTTGCTGACCAGCGAGCAATCCAGTTCGTCGCTGGTGGACATCGCCAAGGTCGTCGAGAAAGATCAGGGACTGACCGTTCGCATTCTGACCATGGCCAATTCGGCCTATTACGGATTGCAGTCCCAAGTCGGCTCCGTGCATCGGGCCGTGATGATCCTGGGACTCCAGGAAGTCCGTAAACTGGTTCTGCTTTTGAACATCCGCTCCCTGGAACAACGCTTGGATGCTACCCTGTTCGACGTTTCGACCCATTGGCGACACCAAGTGGACGTGGCCCATGCCGCCAAAATCATGGCCGGCCACGCTCCGGGCGCGGATCCTGAGGAACTGTTCACCATCGGCCTGCTCCATGACCTGGGCAAGATGATCACCGCCCTGTACCGCCCCGACGACTGGAAAGCCATCCTCGAGCTTCGTTCGACGAAGAATGTTCCGCTGTTCATGGCCGAAGACGCCTATTGGGGGCTGGACCACGCCCTGATCGGCGCGATGACCCTGAAATCCTGGTTTTTGCCCGCTTCCCTGACCGAACCCATCAACTGGCATCATGCCCCTGAGCTGGCCAAGGATTTCGGGATGCAAGCCAGGATGATCCGGCTGGCGGACGTTCTGGTGCTTCATCAGCTTGATCATCATGGACGCGACTGGCCCGAAACAAATCTTCCCGCCAAGGACATTCGCGACCTCCAGCTTCCTGAAGACCTCGAACACAATTTAATTCCCGAAATGCGGGCCTCGGGCCGGACCGATCTGTTCCTGCGGGGCCTGGGAATTGCCGCATAA